Proteins from a genomic interval of Marmoricola sp. OAE513:
- a CDS encoding phosphatase PAP2 family protein has product MTLSPPSPKAAEATPERRKPGLAQRHGYAMLVSIAVIMGGLCIICSQSLDIPLRDPDGFLGPAWIRLPLLVLGAFVADVLPRTLFRARGNPGRFKAEASLLIREHWTKERIKLVTIGLISFYVTYVSYRNLKNFLPFIMATDGKPTKYDQALHRMDEAMLFGHDPSSLLHSMLGTGISAHVLSYIYLIFLPMVPISVVIWAVWSRNVSFGYWFITSQCICWSLGTLSYYAIPTLGPNFFFPWLYTDLPNTGVAQLQDALFNGRQNILFDPFSSGVQSVAGFASLHVAITVSLALVGHYTLRSKWLRITLWIYSGTTILATTYFGWHYIADDIAGLAIALTAVYLAALGTGQKFDRRGRSSHPTTATAEVPIDDEDPGLGRG; this is encoded by the coding sequence GTGACCCTGTCCCCTCCCTCCCCGAAGGCCGCTGAAGCGACCCCGGAGCGGCGGAAGCCCGGCCTGGCCCAGCGCCACGGGTACGCGATGCTCGTCTCGATCGCGGTGATCATGGGCGGGCTCTGCATCATCTGCAGCCAGTCCCTCGACATCCCCCTGCGCGACCCCGACGGTTTCCTCGGACCGGCCTGGATCCGGCTGCCGCTGCTGGTGCTGGGCGCCTTCGTCGCCGACGTGCTGCCGCGGACCCTGTTCCGTGCGCGCGGCAACCCGGGGCGGTTCAAGGCGGAGGCGTCGCTGCTGATCCGCGAGCACTGGACCAAGGAGCGGATCAAGCTCGTCACGATCGGTCTGATCAGCTTCTACGTCACCTACGTCAGCTACCGGAACCTGAAGAACTTCCTGCCGTTCATCATGGCCACCGACGGCAAGCCGACGAAGTACGACCAGGCGCTGCACCGGATGGACGAGGCGATGCTCTTCGGCCACGACCCGTCCTCGCTGCTGCACTCGATGCTCGGCACCGGCATCTCGGCGCACGTGCTGTCGTACATCTACCTGATCTTCCTGCCGATGGTGCCGATCTCGGTGGTCATCTGGGCCGTCTGGTCGCGCAACGTCAGCTTCGGCTACTGGTTCATCACCTCGCAGTGCATCTGCTGGTCCCTCGGCACGCTGAGCTACTACGCGATCCCCACGCTCGGCCCGAACTTCTTCTTCCCGTGGCTCTACACCGACCTGCCGAACACCGGCGTCGCGCAGCTGCAGGACGCCCTGTTCAACGGACGTCAGAACATCTTGTTCGACCCGTTTTCCAGCGGCGTGCAGTCAGTCGCGGGCTTCGCGTCCCTGCACGTCGCCATCACGGTCTCGCTCGCCCTGGTCGGGCACTACACCCTGCGCAGCAAGTGGCTCCGGATCACGCTGTGGATCTACTCCGGCACCACCATCCTGGCGACCACCTACTTCGGGTGGCACTACATCGCCGACGACATCGCCGGCCTGGCCATCGCGCTCACCGCGGTGTACCTCGCAGCACTCGGCACCGGGCAGAAGTTCGACCGCCGCGGGCGCAGCTCGCACCCGACCACGGCCACCGCCGAGGTGCCGATCGACGACGAGGATCCAGGCCTCGGCAGGGGCTGA
- a CDS encoding ABC transporter ATP-binding protein, which translates to MAAPDQRLEVRDLVVRFDDESGAAVTAVDRVDLDVPHGSITAVLGPSGSGKSTLLRAVAGLENPAAGSITYAGEDLARTPTHRRGFALMFQDGQLFPHQSVARNIGYPLRIRRWSRSRTVDRVGDLLALVGLVGYGDRATATLSGGERQRVALARSLAVEPRLLLLDEPFSALDRDLRERLAVEVRDILRRAGTTTVVVTHDHEEAFAVADRLAVMRDGRLVQTGDLAEVWAHPRDAWTATFLGYDTVLGGGAANVVRGLVAPEAEWTEVALRRSALVVDPAGKLTGTVLAVRGTPETVRLELDVDGIGTLAGVAEPSQAVRVGERVRLRVVSDRLAALGGRIGDRLIDS; encoded by the coding sequence ATGGCGGCGCCGGATCAGAGGCTGGAGGTGCGCGACCTCGTCGTGCGTTTCGACGACGAGTCGGGTGCCGCGGTCACCGCGGTCGACCGCGTCGACCTGGACGTCCCGCACGGCTCGATCACGGCGGTCCTCGGACCCTCGGGCAGCGGCAAGTCCACCCTGCTGCGTGCCGTCGCCGGGCTCGAGAATCCGGCTGCCGGCTCGATCACTTACGCCGGCGAGGACCTGGCGCGAACACCGACCCACCGTCGCGGGTTCGCGCTGATGTTCCAGGACGGCCAGCTCTTCCCGCACCAGAGCGTCGCCCGCAACATCGGTTACCCCTTGCGGATCCGGCGCTGGTCACGGTCGAGGACCGTCGATCGCGTCGGCGACCTGCTCGCCCTGGTCGGCCTCGTCGGCTACGGGGACCGGGCGACCGCCACGTTGTCCGGAGGTGAGCGGCAGCGGGTCGCCCTGGCCAGGTCGCTGGCCGTCGAACCCCGACTGCTCCTGCTCGACGAGCCGTTCAGCGCGCTCGACCGCGATCTCCGCGAACGGCTGGCTGTCGAGGTGCGGGACATCCTGCGTCGGGCCGGCACCACCACCGTGGTCGTCACCCACGACCACGAGGAGGCGTTCGCCGTCGCGGACCGTCTCGCCGTGATGCGCGACGGCCGGCTGGTGCAGACCGGCGACCTGGCCGAGGTGTGGGCGCACCCCCGCGACGCGTGGACGGCGACCTTCCTCGGCTACGACACGGTGCTGGGCGGCGGGGCCGCGAACGTCGTCCGAGGGCTGGTGGCGCCGGAGGCCGAGTGGACCGAGGTCGCGCTGCGGCGCTCCGCCCTGGTCGTCGACCCGGCCGGGAAGCTGACGGGCACCGTGCTGGCGGTCCGCGGGACTCCGGAGACGGTCCGCCTCGAGCTCGACGTCGACGGCATCGGAACGCTGGCCGGCGTGGCCGAACCGAGTCAGGCGGTCCGCGTCGGCGAGCGGGTCAGGCTACGCGTCGTGAGCGACCGCCTGGCGGCGCTGGGCGGACGAATTGGCGACCGCCTAATAGACTCCTGA
- a CDS encoding iron ABC transporter permease, with protein sequence MPRRSLLATAALAAVPLAVLGAFFLYPVAGMIGRGFWPDGSFDPGSVLEVLGRDRVHRVLWFTVWTAGLATLLAVVLGVPVAFALHRIRFRGQGFLRTLIVVPFVMPTVVAGVAFRQLIASSGPLGGLHLDGTPTAIVAALVFFNVSVVVRTVGSFWEGLDRRTEEAAAALGAPPLRVFATITLPALFPVIASAASVVFLFCSTSFGIVLTLGGLRYANVETEIYQLTTQELDLQAAAALSVLQIVVITGLLAFSYRVRRNAPAVSRAAGRLRRPGLHDVPVLVWSAVVIGLLVTPLLTLAHGSLRVDGRWSLDNYRALQTTGDDNALLVTATSALVRSFEVAVQAAGLALVLGTLVAFLVSRRPRSRWTRRASGLFDGIFMLPLGVSAVTLGFGFLITLDSPPLDLRTSSLLLPIAQAMVALPLVVRTVAPVLASIDPRQREAAASLGAGPLRVALTVDVPHAWRALVAATGFAFAVSLGEFGATSFLARDDAPTLPVVIFRLIGRPGAENFGMALAGSVVLAIATGVAMLLVDKVRAGAVGAF encoded by the coding sequence GTGCCACGGCGGAGTCTCCTCGCCACCGCAGCACTCGCTGCGGTGCCCCTGGCCGTCCTGGGCGCGTTCTTCCTCTACCCGGTCGCCGGGATGATCGGTCGGGGGTTCTGGCCGGACGGTTCGTTCGACCCGGGCAGCGTCCTGGAGGTGCTCGGACGCGACCGAGTGCACCGGGTCCTCTGGTTCACCGTGTGGACCGCCGGTCTGGCGACGCTGCTGGCCGTCGTCCTCGGCGTCCCGGTGGCCTTCGCCCTGCACCGGATCCGCTTCCGCGGGCAGGGATTCCTCCGGACCCTGATCGTCGTGCCGTTCGTGATGCCGACCGTCGTGGCCGGGGTCGCCTTCCGCCAGCTGATCGCGAGCTCCGGTCCCCTCGGCGGGCTGCACCTCGACGGCACGCCGACCGCGATCGTGGCGGCGCTGGTGTTCTTCAACGTCAGCGTCGTGGTGCGGACGGTGGGCTCCTTCTGGGAGGGCCTGGACCGGCGTACCGAGGAAGCGGCGGCCGCGCTGGGTGCCCCGCCGCTGCGGGTGTTCGCGACCATCACGCTGCCGGCGCTGTTCCCGGTGATCGCCTCAGCGGCGAGCGTCGTCTTCCTGTTCTGCTCGACCTCGTTCGGGATCGTGCTCACCCTGGGTGGCCTGCGCTACGCCAACGTCGAGACCGAGATCTACCAGCTCACCACCCAGGAGCTCGACCTGCAGGCTGCCGCCGCGCTCTCGGTCCTCCAGATCGTCGTGATCACCGGGCTGCTGGCGTTCTCCTACCGGGTACGCCGCAACGCGCCGGCCGTGAGCCGGGCGGCCGGTCGGCTGCGCCGCCCGGGGCTCCACGACGTCCCGGTGCTCGTCTGGTCGGCGGTCGTGATCGGGCTGCTGGTGACCCCGCTGCTCACCCTCGCGCACGGATCTCTGCGGGTCGACGGGAGGTGGAGTCTCGACAACTACCGGGCGCTGCAGACCACCGGGGACGACAACGCGCTGCTGGTCACCGCGACCAGCGCCCTGGTCCGGTCCTTCGAGGTGGCCGTGCAGGCGGCCGGCCTGGCCCTGGTGCTGGGCACGCTGGTCGCGTTCCTGGTCTCCCGCCGTCCTCGGTCACGCTGGACGCGGCGGGCCTCCGGTCTCTTCGACGGCATCTTCATGCTGCCGCTCGGGGTGTCCGCGGTGACCCTCGGTTTCGGGTTCCTGATCACCCTGGACAGTCCGCCGCTGGACCTGCGGACCTCCTCCCTCCTGCTCCCGATCGCGCAGGCGATGGTGGCGCTGCCCTTGGTGGTGCGCACCGTCGCTCCGGTACTGGCCTCGATCGACCCGCGGCAGCGCGAGGCCGCCGCGTCCCTGGGTGCTGGGCCGCTCCGGGTGGCACTGACCGTCGACGTGCCGCACGCCTGGCGCGCCCTGGTCGCCGCGACCGGCTTCGCGTTCGCCGTCTCGCTGGGCGAGTTCGGGGCGACCAGCTTCCTCGCCCGCGACGACGCCCCGACGCTGCCGGTGGTGATCTTCCGGCTCATCGGACGTCCGGGCGCGGAGAACTTCGGCATGGCCCTGGCCGGATCGGTGGTCCTGGCGATCGCGACGGGGGTGGCGATGCTCCTGGTCGACAAGGTCCGGGCCGGCGCTGTGGGAGCGTTCTGA
- a CDS encoding thiamine ABC transporter substrate-binding protein gives MRTRTRSSLLATGALVLAVLAAGCGSSTDDKPLAADELRGSTIVVASHDSWAMSDDVMAKFTEQTGIKVKIATNGDAGALTNKLVLTKDDPIADGVYGIDNTFATRAIDEDVLTQYAPLVSPAAIAPFRLEGQTKSFLTPVDYSDVCFNVDDAWFAENKVTPPATLDDLVLPKYKGLTVVPGASTSSPGLAFLLATIGAYGEDGWKGYWQKLLDNEVKIDAGWSDAYEVDFSAGGGKGDRPIVLSYSSSPPFTIPEGGTKPTTSALLDTCFRQVEYAGVLKGAKNPIGMQKFIDFMIGDDFQAALPDNMFVYPVNTAIKLPAGWAEYAPTAKKPISVPAADITKNRTAWLRDWRDLTTR, from the coding sequence ATGCGTACTCGTACCAGGTCCAGCCTGCTCGCCACCGGGGCCCTCGTGCTCGCGGTCCTCGCGGCGGGCTGCGGAAGCAGCACCGACGACAAGCCGCTCGCGGCCGACGAGCTGCGGGGATCCACGATCGTGGTCGCCTCGCACGACTCGTGGGCGATGTCGGACGACGTGATGGCGAAGTTCACCGAGCAGACCGGCATCAAGGTCAAGATCGCCACCAACGGCGACGCGGGGGCGCTGACCAACAAGCTGGTGCTCACCAAGGACGACCCGATCGCCGACGGCGTGTACGGGATCGACAACACCTTCGCGACCCGGGCGATCGACGAGGACGTGCTGACCCAGTACGCGCCCCTGGTCTCCCCGGCAGCGATCGCGCCGTTCCGCCTCGAGGGGCAGACGAAGTCGTTCCTGACCCCGGTCGACTACAGCGACGTCTGCTTCAACGTCGACGACGCCTGGTTCGCGGAGAACAAGGTCACCCCGCCGGCGACCCTCGACGACCTGGTGCTCCCGAAGTACAAGGGCCTCACCGTGGTCCCGGGTGCCAGCACCTCCTCGCCCGGCCTGGCGTTCCTGCTCGCCACGATCGGCGCCTACGGCGAGGACGGGTGGAAGGGCTACTGGCAGAAGCTGCTCGACAACGAGGTCAAGATCGACGCCGGCTGGAGCGACGCCTACGAGGTCGACTTCTCCGCCGGAGGAGGCAAGGGCGACCGGCCGATCGTCCTGTCGTACTCCTCCTCGCCGCCGTTCACGATCCCCGAGGGTGGCACGAAGCCGACGACCAGCGCACTGCTGGACACCTGCTTCCGCCAGGTCGAGTACGCCGGGGTGCTGAAGGGGGCGAAGAACCCGATCGGGATGCAGAAGTTCATCGACTTCATGATCGGCGACGACTTCCAGGCCGCGCTGCCGGACAACATGTTCGTCTACCCGGTCAACACCGCGATCAAGCTGCCGGCTGGTTGGGCCGAGTACGCGCCGACGGCGAAGAAGCCGATCAGCGTGCCGGCGGCCGACATCACGAAGAACCGCACCGCGTGGCTGCGCGACTGGCGGGACCTGACGACACGATGA
- a CDS encoding MBL fold metallo-hydrolase, which produces MTDHVAAGQTSRQTSPDSGALWTEPGAWTVAPGVHRIPLPLPMDGLRAVNVYVMETDSGLVLVDGGWAIPESRSVFDAGLKKLGYTVKDIQRFLVTHMHRDHYTQAWVVGQETGAEVSLGIGDKATMDLMHDETLSVDPNLSRLIAAGASDLVDLWRDNMPREDQPVNNYGMPDVWLDRDLVIDVGGRPIDAIATPGHTQGHYVYADTGGGLLFAGDHVLPTITPSIGFEPAWVENPLRDFLDSLEKVRSMPDMLLLPAHGPIAPSSHRRIDDLLAFHDERLDLCKDAVAGGATTAWDVVAELPWTRHNRTRAELGPFDAVLAAFEVLAHLELLALKGDLVRTDDAEGTRSYTIPPVIEPAEMH; this is translated from the coding sequence ATGACCGACCACGTCGCAGCAGGCCAGACGTCCCGCCAGACCAGCCCCGACTCGGGCGCCCTCTGGACCGAGCCGGGCGCCTGGACGGTGGCTCCGGGTGTCCACCGCATCCCGCTGCCCCTGCCGATGGACGGTCTGCGCGCGGTCAACGTCTACGTGATGGAGACCGACAGCGGTCTCGTCCTGGTCGACGGCGGCTGGGCGATCCCGGAGTCGCGCTCGGTCTTCGACGCCGGGCTCAAGAAGCTCGGCTACACGGTCAAGGACATCCAGCGGTTCCTGGTGACCCACATGCACCGGGACCACTACACGCAGGCCTGGGTCGTCGGGCAGGAGACCGGCGCCGAGGTCAGCCTCGGCATCGGCGACAAGGCCACGATGGACCTGATGCACGACGAGACGCTCAGCGTCGACCCGAACCTGTCCCGGTTGATCGCTGCCGGCGCGTCGGACCTGGTCGACCTGTGGCGCGACAACATGCCGCGCGAGGACCAGCCGGTCAACAACTACGGCATGCCGGACGTCTGGCTCGACCGCGACCTGGTCATCGACGTCGGCGGGCGCCCGATCGACGCGATCGCGACTCCCGGGCACACCCAGGGCCACTACGTGTACGCCGACACCGGCGGCGGCTTGCTGTTCGCCGGTGACCACGTGCTCCCGACGATCACCCCGTCGATCGGTTTCGAGCCGGCCTGGGTGGAGAACCCGTTGCGCGACTTCCTCGACTCGCTGGAGAAGGTCCGGTCGATGCCGGACATGCTGCTGCTGCCCGCGCACGGCCCGATCGCTCCGAGCTCGCACCGCCGCATCGACGACCTGCTCGCGTTCCACGACGAGCGCCTCGACCTGTGCAAGGACGCGGTGGCCGGCGGTGCCACCACGGCCTGGGACGTGGTGGCCGAGCTGCCGTGGACCCGGCACAACCGGACCCGTGCCGAGCTCGGTCCGTTCGACGCCGTCCTCGCCGCGTTCGAGGTGCTCGCCCACCTGGAGCTGCTCGCGCTCAAGGGTGACCTGGTGCGCACCGACGACGCGGAGGGCACCCGGTCCTACACGATCCCCCCGGTCATCGAGCCTGCCGAGATGCACTAG
- a CDS encoding diacylglycerol kinase, with the protein MSADRKRVVAWSTGTIGRHALAGIDARPDLELVGLWVSNPDKVGQDAGRLAGLDRDLGVLATNDKQALFDLKPDAVVHSAMTDDRIFDALEDLVEMVEHGINVISSGPVVLTFPDGAGLDSYVDRINAAGAANGASLHVNGIDPGFANDVLPLVMTSLSQRIDKVVVSEICDYSTYYQPVVMQDLYGFGRPMDYPAMLWQPGVLTAAWGPVVRQIAAGLDLELDPVLEEYHERIPSEVDLKIDSCDVPAGSMGAVKFGVIGTVDGVPRVQLDHVTRTNPAQGPQWPQPAEGDGGYRVEIFGEPMMKVDFNHHGEHGDHNVSGMITTAMRLVNAVGAVCDAPGGVVVAKDLPLITGRGLVSR; encoded by the coding sequence ATGAGCGCGGACAGGAAGCGGGTCGTCGCCTGGTCGACCGGAACCATCGGTCGGCACGCCCTCGCCGGCATCGACGCCCGTCCGGACCTCGAGCTCGTCGGCCTGTGGGTCTCCAACCCCGACAAGGTCGGTCAGGACGCCGGGCGTCTCGCCGGGCTCGACCGCGACCTCGGCGTGCTGGCGACGAATGACAAGCAGGCGCTGTTCGACCTGAAGCCGGATGCCGTCGTGCACTCGGCGATGACCGACGACAGGATCTTCGACGCGCTCGAGGACCTCGTCGAGATGGTCGAGCACGGCATCAACGTGATCTCGTCCGGGCCGGTCGTGCTGACCTTCCCCGACGGCGCGGGCCTGGACTCCTACGTCGACCGGATCAACGCCGCCGGTGCCGCGAACGGCGCGAGCCTGCACGTGAACGGCATCGATCCGGGGTTCGCCAACGACGTGCTGCCGCTCGTGATGACGTCGCTCTCGCAGCGCATCGACAAGGTCGTGGTGAGCGAGATCTGCGACTACTCGACCTACTACCAGCCGGTTGTCATGCAGGACCTCTACGGGTTCGGTCGACCGATGGACTATCCCGCGATGCTCTGGCAGCCCGGCGTGCTGACTGCGGCCTGGGGGCCGGTCGTCCGCCAGATCGCCGCCGGCCTGGACCTCGAGCTCGACCCGGTGCTCGAGGAGTACCACGAGCGGATCCCGTCCGAGGTCGACCTGAAGATCGACTCGTGCGACGTCCCGGCCGGTTCGATGGGCGCGGTGAAGTTCGGTGTCATCGGGACCGTCGACGGCGTGCCGCGGGTGCAGCTCGACCACGTCACCCGCACCAACCCCGCCCAGGGTCCGCAGTGGCCGCAACCGGCCGAGGGCGACGGGGGCTACCGGGTGGAGATCTTCGGCGAGCCGATGATGAAGGTCGACTTCAACCACCACGGTGAGCACGGTGACCACAACGTGTCCGGGATGATCACCACGGCGATGCGGCTGGTCAACGCGGTCGGCGCGGTCTGCGACGCCCCTGGTGGTGTCGTCGTGGCCAAGGACCTGCCCCTGATCACCGGTCGCGGCCTGGTCAGTCGATGA
- a CDS encoding SDR family oxidoreductase gives MSILDRFKVTDQVAVITGAGRGIGAGAAVALAEAGADVVISARHSKQLAEVAEKVEAAGRRALVVKADLSDLEQTAALAQKAYDEFGRLDIVVNNVGGTMPLPFLDTDEDFLVDAFKFNVATAHALTRAAVPLMLKGENPGGSIVNISSVIGRVSGRGYAAYGTAKGALSHWTRLVSKDLAPLIRVNAIGTGSIMTSALDYVASDEAVMTELAEKTTMQRVGQVEDIAAAVVYLASPAGSFLAGKIVEVDGGLDIPNLDFKLPDLEPQA, from the coding sequence ATGAGCATCCTCGATCGCTTCAAGGTCACCGACCAGGTCGCCGTCATCACCGGCGCGGGCCGCGGGATCGGCGCCGGCGCGGCCGTCGCCCTCGCCGAGGCCGGCGCGGACGTCGTCATCTCCGCACGCCACTCCAAGCAGCTCGCCGAGGTCGCCGAGAAGGTCGAGGCAGCCGGTCGCCGGGCGCTGGTGGTCAAGGCCGACCTCAGCGACCTCGAGCAGACCGCGGCGCTCGCGCAGAAGGCGTACGACGAGTTCGGCCGCCTCGACATCGTGGTCAACAACGTCGGAGGCACGATGCCGCTGCCGTTCCTCGACACCGACGAGGACTTCCTGGTCGACGCGTTCAAGTTCAACGTCGCGACCGCGCACGCGCTCACCCGGGCGGCCGTCCCGCTGATGCTGAAGGGCGAGAACCCCGGCGGCTCGATCGTCAACATCTCCTCGGTGATCGGCCGCGTCTCGGGCCGCGGGTACGCGGCGTACGGGACGGCGAAGGGGGCCCTGTCGCACTGGACCCGACTGGTCTCCAAGGACCTCGCCCCGCTGATCCGGGTGAATGCGATCGGTACGGGTTCGATCATGACCAGCGCGCTCGACTACGTCGCCTCGGACGAGGCGGTGATGACCGAGCTCGCCGAGAAGACCACGATGCAACGGGTGGGACAGGTCGAGGACATCGCTGCTGCGGTCGTCTACCTGGCCAGCCCGGCGGGCTCGTTCCTGGCCGGCAAGATCGTCGAGGTCGACGGAGGTCTCGACATCCCGAACCTGGACTTCAAGCTCCCCGACCTGGAGCCGCAGGCATGA
- a CDS encoding LPXTG cell wall anchor domain-containing protein — MKKLIVIGVTTLAAMFVALGVAPSAYAYPETSCNVTVNAQKAEGGTILKVHATSQQITTDDGLGRAAADAVNWRAEFNGTVREANTDVFDTTFTLPKVSSETSFLLTVQAVMPDATTTCEKSLNITVVPGGTDVNPPGELPNTGGPRMILLVAGLGLVALGGVAIRQSRRRHEGVTA, encoded by the coding sequence ATGAAAAAGCTGATAGTGATCGGGGTTACCACCCTTGCTGCGATGTTCGTGGCTCTCGGGGTTGCACCGTCGGCCTACGCCTATCCGGAAACGTCCTGCAACGTCACCGTGAACGCCCAGAAGGCTGAGGGCGGAACGATCCTGAAGGTCCACGCGACCTCTCAGCAGATCACCACGGACGACGGGCTCGGTCGTGCGGCTGCTGACGCGGTGAACTGGCGTGCCGAGTTCAACGGCACCGTGCGCGAGGCCAACACGGACGTTTTCGACACGACCTTCACGCTGCCGAAGGTGAGCTCGGAGACGAGCTTCCTGCTGACCGTCCAGGCCGTGATGCCGGACGCGACGACGACCTGCGAGAAGTCCCTGAACATCACCGTGGTGCCGGGTGGCACGGACGTGAACCCGCCGGGCGAGCTGCCGAACACGGGTGGTCCGCGGATGATCCTCCTGGTCGCCGGCCTGGGCCTCGTCGCGCTGGGTGGCGTCGCCATCCGCCAGTCGCGTCGTCGCCACGAGGGCGTCACCGCCTGA
- a CDS encoding succinic semialdehyde dehydrogenase — protein sequence MTSTPVRLQRPASLTPEFLQGLVARVQGTAAVPWNLTEVYTGDVLVELPQSTPTDIERAFSEARAAQKTWAATPLKQRLEVFERAHTLLIDNAHVVADLIQAESGKNRRMALEETCDPPMVMSHYIKRAPRLLTPKRRGGPVPLVSSSTEVRVPKGVVGIIAPWNFPFATGLSDAIPALIAGNAVVVKPDNKTALSPLYGIALLEQAGLPKGLFQVVCGEGPDIGPTLIDNANYVMFTGSTGTGRVIGERAGRNLIGCCLELGGKNPMIVLEDADMDETVQGALFGVFGNTGQICMHIERIYLPESRYDEFRDKFVAAAEGLTMGASYDFGPELGSLVSPDHRERVAAHVADAVAKGATVLTGGNKRDDIGPAFFEPTVLEGVTTDMLAGSTETFGPVVGLHKYATVREAIQLANDTDYGLNASVWGKDMKAAHQVALQIESGNVNINDALATAYASKGTPSGGVKQSGVGSRHGDNGLTKYTDVQNVGALKKQVMGVRPGQDYDEYAKSMLSGLKMMRKLGIR from the coding sequence ATGACCTCCACGCCCGTCCGTCTGCAGCGCCCCGCGTCCCTCACCCCCGAGTTCCTCCAGGGGCTGGTCGCCCGGGTCCAGGGCACCGCAGCCGTGCCGTGGAACCTGACCGAGGTGTACACCGGGGACGTCCTGGTCGAGCTGCCCCAGTCGACGCCGACCGACATCGAGCGGGCCTTCAGCGAGGCCCGGGCTGCGCAGAAGACCTGGGCGGCGACACCGCTGAAGCAGCGCCTCGAGGTCTTCGAGAGGGCCCACACCCTCCTCATCGACAACGCGCACGTGGTCGCGGACCTGATCCAGGCCGAGAGCGGCAAGAACCGACGGATGGCGCTCGAGGAGACCTGCGACCCGCCGATGGTGATGAGCCACTACATCAAGCGAGCCCCCCGGCTGCTGACGCCGAAGCGTCGCGGCGGCCCGGTTCCGCTGGTCTCCAGCTCGACCGAGGTACGGGTCCCCAAGGGTGTCGTCGGGATCATCGCCCCCTGGAACTTCCCGTTCGCGACCGGCCTGTCCGACGCGATCCCCGCGTTGATCGCCGGCAACGCCGTGGTGGTGAAGCCGGACAACAAGACCGCCCTCTCCCCGCTGTACGGCATCGCCCTGCTCGAACAGGCCGGACTGCCGAAGGGCCTCTTCCAGGTCGTCTGCGGCGAAGGCCCCGACATCGGCCCGACGCTCATCGACAACGCGAACTACGTCATGTTCACCGGCTCGACCGGGACCGGCCGGGTGATCGGCGAGCGCGCCGGCCGCAACCTGATCGGGTGCTGCCTCGAGCTCGGCGGCAAGAACCCGATGATCGTGCTCGAGGACGCCGACATGGACGAGACCGTCCAGGGCGCCCTGTTCGGCGTCTTCGGCAACACCGGTCAGATCTGCATGCACATCGAGCGGATCTACCTGCCCGAGAGCCGGTACGACGAGTTCCGCGACAAGTTCGTCGCCGCGGCCGAAGGCCTGACGATGGGGGCGTCGTACGACTTCGGGCCCGAGCTCGGCTCGCTGGTCTCCCCCGACCACCGCGAGCGGGTCGCTGCGCACGTCGCCGACGCCGTCGCGAAGGGCGCCACGGTCCTCACCGGCGGCAACAAGCGCGACGACATCGGCCCGGCGTTCTTCGAACCCACGGTGCTGGAGGGAGTAACCACCGACATGCTGGCCGGTTCGACCGAGACCTTCGGCCCGGTCGTGGGCCTGCACAAGTACGCCACTGTGCGCGAGGCGATCCAGCTCGCCAACGACACCGACTACGGCCTGAACGCGTCGGTGTGGGGCAAGGACATGAAGGCTGCGCACCAGGTGGCGCTGCAGATCGAGTCCGGCAACGTGAACATCAACGACGCGCTGGCCACGGCGTACGCCTCGAAGGGAACGCCGTCCGGTGGCGTGAAGCAGTCCGGCGTCGGCTCGCGTCACGGCGACAACGGGCTGACCAAGTACACCGACGTGCAGAACGTCGGCGCCCTGAAGAAGCAGGTGATGGGCGTGCGTCCGGGCCAGGACTACGACGAGTACGCGAAGAGCATGCTGTCGGGTCTCAAGATGATGCGGAAGCTGGGCATCCGGTAG
- a CDS encoding PaaI family thioesterase gives MSVPHGLAPGVPTPGPFSALLGFRYVSLTDGVAHVEGDPGPEHCNGGGIVHGGYLSSLLDTTSGWAAHSGLPAGSAAPHVQLSVQYVRAALPGSTLVCLGRVVTAGRRIASAEAEITQDGKVIARAITSHAVVSRG, from the coding sequence ATGTCTGTCCCCCACGGCCTCGCGCCCGGAGTCCCCACGCCGGGACCGTTCTCAGCGCTGCTCGGCTTCCGCTACGTCAGCCTCACCGACGGGGTCGCGCACGTCGAGGGCGACCCCGGCCCGGAGCACTGCAACGGAGGCGGGATCGTGCACGGCGGCTACCTGAGCTCGTTGCTCGACACGACCAGTGGATGGGCAGCCCACAGCGGGCTGCCGGCCGGGTCCGCTGCGCCGCACGTCCAGCTCAGCGTGCAGTACGTGCGTGCCGCCCTGCCCGGCTCGACCCTGGTCTGCCTCGGCCGGGTGGTGACCGCAGGGCGGCGGATCGCCTCGGCGGAGGCCGAGATCACGCAGGACGGGAAGGTGATCGCCCGGGCGATCACGAGCCACGCGGTCGTCAGCAGAGGGTGA